A genome region from Baekduia alba includes the following:
- a CDS encoding ABC transporter permease, which produces MEAATLAGRRSATRRLLNPARLRDGGIVVSFLTVFLALSLSSGAFLTKANLLNILDQQAGTGVIALGVTVVVIGGGFDLSVGAGMALCGVVAAYVATHVGVGAGLLLGVLSGVLLGAFNGWLVVGMGVSAFVATLAAGLMFRGAAELITDGQLISVTSPGFATLGQDELLGVKLTVLVLALSFVVVSLLLSQTSFGRWLYATGGNDEAAHLSGVPVSRVRVISFLICGLAVGLAGAIETSRVATGQADTGVGLELTAMAAVVVGGTSIAGGQGAAWRTLLGLLLLALIDNGFNLLGVAPTYQQLVRGALIVGAVALDARARRR; this is translated from the coding sequence ATGGAGGCGGCGACGCTCGCCGGACGGCGCAGCGCCACGAGGCGGCTGCTCAACCCGGCACGGCTGCGCGACGGCGGCATCGTCGTCAGCTTCCTCACCGTCTTCCTCGCGCTGTCGCTGTCCAGCGGCGCCTTCCTCACCAAGGCGAACCTGCTCAACATCCTCGACCAGCAGGCGGGCACGGGCGTGATCGCGCTCGGCGTCACGGTCGTCGTGATCGGCGGCGGGTTCGACCTCTCCGTCGGCGCAGGGATGGCGCTCTGCGGCGTCGTCGCGGCCTACGTGGCGACGCATGTGGGCGTCGGCGCCGGGCTGCTGCTCGGCGTGCTCTCGGGCGTGCTGCTCGGCGCGTTCAACGGCTGGCTGGTGGTCGGCATGGGCGTGAGCGCGTTCGTCGCCACGCTCGCGGCGGGGCTCATGTTCCGCGGGGCGGCAGAGCTGATCACCGACGGTCAGCTGATCAGCGTGACGTCGCCCGGGTTCGCGACGCTCGGTCAAGACGAGCTGCTCGGCGTGAAGCTCACGGTCCTCGTGCTCGCCCTTTCGTTCGTCGTGGTGTCGCTGCTGCTGTCGCAGACGAGCTTCGGCCGCTGGCTCTACGCCACCGGTGGGAACGACGAGGCGGCGCATCTGTCGGGCGTGCCGGTCTCACGCGTGCGCGTGATCAGCTTCCTGATCTGCGGACTGGCCGTCGGACTCGCCGGGGCGATCGAGACGTCTCGCGTCGCGACCGGGCAGGCGGACACGGGTGTCGGGCTCGAGCTCACGGCGATGGCGGCGGTCGTCGTGGGCGGCACCAGCATCGCCGGCGGCCAAGGGGCAGCCTGGCGCACGCTCCTGGGCCTGTTGCTGCTCGCGCTGATCGACAACGGCTTCAACCTGCTCGGCGTGGCGCCGACCTATCAGCAACTCGTGCGCGGAGCCCTGATCGTCGGCGCCGTCGCGCTCGACGCACGCGCTCGACGCCGCTAG
- a CDS encoding flavin reductase family protein yields MAATRRRLRRSSAGGDVGAGFREAMRHLAATVVMVTCEVDGRPWGLTISSCCSVSVTPPMILISLGAHTATANAIREQQRFGVSILGQRGRDAAVAGAVQGQPKFVDTYCVPHEGDDDLRAAPVVRGALAHLDCRAVEQTTVADHVVFFGAVEDVILFKGERPLIYYARDYTAIADADPWWC; encoded by the coding sequence ATGGCGGCCACGCGCCGGAGGCTGCGGCGTTCGAGCGCCGGGGGAGACGTCGGGGCGGGCTTCCGCGAGGCGATGCGCCATCTCGCGGCGACCGTGGTGATGGTCACGTGCGAAGTCGACGGGCGACCCTGGGGGCTCACGATCTCCTCCTGCTGCTCGGTGAGCGTGACGCCGCCGATGATCCTGATCTCGCTCGGGGCTCACACCGCGACCGCGAACGCGATCCGGGAGCAACAGCGCTTCGGTGTGAGCATCCTCGGGCAGCGCGGCCGGGATGCGGCTGTCGCGGGCGCCGTCCAGGGCCAGCCGAAGTTCGTGGACACCTACTGCGTGCCGCACGAAGGCGACGACGACCTGCGCGCCGCCCCGGTCGTGCGCGGGGCGCTGGCCCATCTCGACTGCCGGGCCGTCGAGCAGACCACCGTCGCCGATCACGTCGTCTTCTTCGGCGCGGTCGAGGACGTGATCCTGTTCAAGGGTGAACGGCCGCTCATCTACTACGCGCGCGACTACACCGCGATCGCCGACGCCGACCCCTGGTGGTGCTAG
- a CDS encoding carbon-nitrogen hydrolase family protein, translating into MAPARTLRAACLQVHAGRDRAANMLLAEELVRRAAADGATLVVLPEKWTGYGTDDLLDALAEDADGGPAAAAMSSWAAALGITLIGGSITERRPGRERYSNTTLAFGPDGKEIGRYRKIHLFDVDVDGRCYRESDRQEPGGELTSVRAEGWSIGLSICYDLRFPELYRELSAEGVHAVVVPAAFTATTGEAHWETLVRARAIENQAFVLAPNQWGDHGDGVTTYGHSLIVDPWGRVLARTGGSGDAVVTAELDFEVLERVRATLPSLAHRRLSLHT; encoded by the coding sequence ATGGCGCCGGCGAGGACGCTCCGCGCCGCGTGCCTGCAGGTGCACGCGGGTCGCGACCGCGCGGCCAACATGCTGCTCGCCGAGGAGCTCGTGCGCCGCGCGGCGGCGGACGGAGCGACGCTGGTGGTCCTGCCGGAGAAGTGGACGGGCTACGGCACGGACGACCTGCTCGACGCGCTTGCGGAGGACGCCGACGGCGGGCCCGCCGCCGCGGCGATGTCGTCGTGGGCGGCCGCTCTGGGAATTACGCTGATCGGCGGCTCGATCACCGAGCGGCGTCCCGGGCGCGAGCGCTACTCGAACACGACGCTCGCGTTCGGACCCGACGGCAAGGAGATCGGCCGCTACCGCAAGATCCACCTCTTCGACGTGGACGTCGACGGCCGCTGCTATCGCGAATCGGACCGGCAGGAGCCGGGAGGGGAGCTTACGAGCGTGCGCGCGGAGGGGTGGTCGATCGGCCTCAGCATCTGCTACGACCTGCGGTTCCCCGAGTTGTATCGCGAGCTGTCGGCCGAGGGTGTGCATGCGGTGGTCGTCCCCGCGGCGTTCACCGCGACCACCGGCGAGGCACACTGGGAGACGCTCGTCCGCGCGCGCGCGATCGAGAACCAGGCGTTCGTCCTCGCGCCGAACCAGTGGGGCGACCACGGCGACGGCGTGACGACGTACGGGCACTCGCTGATCGTCGATCCGTGGGGCCGCGTCCTGGCTCGGACCGGCGGAAGTGGGGACGCGGTCGTGACCGCCGAGCTCGACTTCGAGGTGCTCGAGCGGGTGCGCGCGACGCTGCCGTCGCTGGCGCACCGCCGGCTCTCCCTTCACACTTGA
- a CDS encoding GntR family transcriptional regulator — protein sequence MQRDPNHGAGEHAYQVLRGGILRGEYPPGTILAEAELANDLGVSRTPVREALQRLVRDELLEQAPRRQLIVSGVSPERRDEVLLLRDALEAVSVREACRRMTEEQLDQLRLSVFRQQRVARGEDVDAFLELDDEFHLAIAHAAGTPTLERFLGQLRAFMRLIGRDALREPDRVAQVLVEHESILDALEARDEVAALRAMHDHLEATARSVARE from the coding sequence ATGCAACGCGATCCGAACCATGGTGCCGGCGAACATGCGTACCAGGTGCTTCGAGGCGGCATCCTCCGGGGCGAGTACCCGCCTGGCACGATCTTGGCGGAGGCGGAGCTGGCGAATGACCTCGGCGTCTCCCGCACGCCGGTGCGAGAGGCCCTCCAGCGACTCGTCCGCGACGAGCTGCTCGAGCAGGCGCCGCGCCGCCAGCTGATCGTCTCGGGCGTCTCCCCCGAGAGGCGTGACGAGGTCCTGCTGCTCCGCGACGCGCTCGAGGCCGTGTCGGTCAGAGAGGCGTGCCGTCGCATGACCGAAGAGCAGCTCGATCAGCTGCGCCTGAGCGTCTTCCGCCAGCAGCGCGTCGCGCGCGGCGAGGACGTCGACGCGTTCCTCGAGCTCGACGACGAGTTCCACCTGGCGATCGCGCATGCCGCGGGCACGCCGACGCTCGAGCGGTTCCTCGGTCAGCTCCGGGCCTTCATGCGCTTGATCGGCCGCGATGCCCTGCGTGAGCCGGACCGGGTCGCCCAGGTGCTCGTCGAGCATGAGTCGATCCTCGACGCGCTCGAGGCGCGCGACGAGGTCGCCGCTCTGCGGGCCATGCACGACCACTTGGAGGCAACGGCCCGCAGCGTCGCCCGCGAGTAA
- a CDS encoding DUF2848 family protein: protein MRHPTVETMPSGRPARQLDLRDAMLVVAGFTGRDQQALDAHVAELRTLGVPAPSHTPLIFVLPSWLLQIDPGRVHVASEHTSGEVEPVLIREAGGELHVTVGSDHTDRHLEQASYGASKFACPKPIASVAWPLMEVADRWDELRLDAGVDQHLAPYQSASVSTLCDPGELLAEVDCRLDTAGRPLVLFLGTVPVLDESARFASAFSCGLHDRSRSIRLAYAVDVIDPLDASLASLVPPSTADAAGTSTV, encoded by the coding sequence ATGAGGCACCCCACCGTCGAGACGATGCCCAGCGGCCGCCCCGCACGCCAGTTGGACCTGCGCGACGCGATGTTGGTCGTCGCGGGATTCACCGGACGTGACCAGCAGGCGCTCGACGCGCACGTCGCGGAGCTGCGCACGCTCGGCGTGCCGGCTCCGTCCCACACCCCCCTGATCTTCGTCCTGCCGAGTTGGCTCCTGCAGATCGACCCCGGGCGCGTGCACGTCGCCAGCGAGCACACCTCGGGCGAGGTCGAGCCGGTCCTGATCCGCGAGGCGGGCGGCGAGCTGCATGTGACCGTCGGCAGCGATCACACCGACCGCCACCTCGAGCAGGCCTCGTACGGGGCGTCGAAGTTCGCCTGCCCGAAGCCGATCGCCTCGGTGGCATGGCCACTGATGGAGGTCGCTGATCGCTGGGACGAGCTGCGCTTGGACGCCGGCGTCGACCAGCACCTCGCCCCCTATCAATCTGCGTCCGTCTCAACCCTGTGCGACCCCGGCGAACTGCTGGCCGAGGTCGACTGCCGACTCGACACCGCGGGACGACCGCTCGTGCTCTTCCTCGGGACCGTGCCGGTCCTCGACGAGAGCGCGCGCTTCGCGTCCGCGTTCTCGTGCGGTCTTCATGACCGCTCGCGGTCGATCCGGCTCGCCTACGCGGTCGACGTCATCGATCCACTCGACGCGTCGCTCGCAAGCCTCGTACCCCCAAGCACCGCCGACGCGGCGGGCACCTCAACCGTCTAG
- a CDS encoding 4-hydroxyphenylacetate 3-hydroxylase family protein — protein sequence MRTGDEYLSAIARPRSVYLNGERIENVPAHPAFRGPARTIAGFFDSAADPANGMTYVAPETGREANRVFGVPRSREDLSARREAIELWADASQGFIGRGPEHVGGFFAGFAGGADVFGGSPDRDYAENVRAFHRRILDESLFVSYTILPPQFDRSTSAGGWDDEFIQAGVVDESSQGIIVRGSMALGTAAPLSDYLFVSCIKPLAAGDELYANSFVVPIDAPGLRLICRKAYGTDPTAAYDYPLSSRFDESDCFAVFDDVFVPWEHVFVLGDPDRLREQFFRTSAHILGNAQAQVRFATKLKFLLGVARKITQVNGIDRLPPVQDKLGELASLASLVEGMTLAAEVSSGKDEFGVERPNPRFLYGIMAQQQDLYPRMLQILRDLSGVGVLQLPSSAADFDSREIGPDIERYIRSPSVNAEERVKLFRLAWDLVGSEFAGRHQQYELFYAGAPFIVRGYAFRNYGYDEPLARVDAFLGSYRRDTASASSAARVATS from the coding sequence GTGCGCACTGGAGATGAGTACCTGAGCGCGATCGCTCGGCCACGCAGCGTCTACCTCAACGGCGAGCGCATCGAGAACGTTCCCGCGCACCCGGCCTTCCGGGGCCCGGCACGCACGATCGCCGGCTTCTTCGACAGCGCGGCGGACCCGGCGAACGGCATGACCTACGTCGCGCCCGAGACCGGCCGCGAGGCCAACCGGGTCTTCGGGGTCCCGCGCAGTCGCGAGGACCTGAGCGCGCGCCGGGAGGCGATCGAGCTGTGGGCGGATGCCTCGCAGGGCTTCATCGGGCGCGGGCCCGAGCACGTCGGCGGCTTCTTCGCGGGCTTCGCCGGTGGCGCGGACGTGTTCGGCGGTTCACCCGACCGCGACTACGCCGAGAACGTGCGCGCCTTCCATCGGCGCATCCTCGACGAGTCGCTGTTCGTCTCCTACACGATCCTGCCTCCGCAGTTCGACCGCAGCACCTCCGCCGGCGGCTGGGACGACGAGTTCATCCAGGCGGGCGTGGTCGACGAGTCGTCCCAGGGCATCATCGTTCGCGGTTCGATGGCGCTCGGCACCGCCGCGCCGCTGTCGGACTACTTGTTCGTCTCCTGCATCAAGCCGCTCGCCGCGGGCGACGAGTTGTACGCGAACTCGTTCGTCGTCCCGATCGACGCGCCCGGGCTCCGCCTCATCTGCCGCAAGGCGTACGGCACCGACCCGACCGCGGCATACGACTACCCGCTGTCCAGCCGGTTCGACGAGTCGGACTGCTTCGCGGTGTTCGATGACGTGTTCGTCCCGTGGGAGCACGTGTTCGTGCTCGGCGACCCCGACCGACTCCGCGAGCAGTTCTTCCGCACGTCGGCGCATATCCTCGGCAACGCCCAGGCGCAGGTTCGCTTCGCCACCAAGCTGAAGTTCCTGCTCGGCGTGGCGCGCAAGATCACCCAGGTCAACGGCATCGACCGCCTGCCGCCGGTGCAGGACAAGCTCGGCGAGCTCGCCAGCCTGGCCTCGCTCGTGGAGGGCATGACGCTTGCGGCCGAGGTGTCGTCGGGCAAGGACGAGTTCGGCGTCGAGCGGCCCAACCCGCGGTTCCTCTACGGGATCATGGCGCAGCAGCAGGACCTGTACCCGCGCATGTTGCAGATCCTGCGCGACCTTTCGGGCGTCGGCGTGCTCCAGCTTCCCTCGAGCGCGGCGGACTTCGACAGCCGCGAGATCGGGCCCGACATCGAGCGCTACATCCGGTCGCCGTCCGTCAACGCCGAGGAGCGCGTGAAGCTGTTCCGGCTCGCGTGGGACCTCGTCGGTTCGGAGTTCGCGGGTCGCCACCAGCAGTACGAGCTCTTCTACGCGGGAGCGCCGTTCATCGTGCGCGGCTACGCGTTCCGCAACTACGGCTACGACGAGCCGCTCGCGCGCGTCGACGCGTTCCTGGGCAGTTACCGCCGTGACACGGCGTCCGCGTCGAGCGCGGCCCGCGTCGCCACCTCGTAG
- a CDS encoding peroxiredoxin-like family protein: MSDSATGAGSLNDELARQREKTDAQAVRTITAANQALAASGEVQGLELGQLAPEFELPDATGRPVRLSERLALGPVVLTFYRGEWCPYCNITLAALQGVLGEVKDAGASLIAISPQRPDDALTMSEKHGLGFDVLSDAEQSVIRAYGVQFRVPAEIEDVHMTFFKKDISELNADGSWNLPVPATFVLDADGLVRARHVGVEYTSRMEPGEILAALREL, from the coding sequence ATGTCAGATAGCGCGACAGGCGCGGGCTCGCTCAACGACGAGCTCGCGCGGCAGCGGGAGAAGACCGATGCGCAGGCGGTCAGAACGATCACGGCCGCCAACCAGGCGCTCGCGGCCAGCGGCGAGGTGCAGGGACTCGAGCTCGGGCAGCTCGCGCCGGAGTTCGAGCTCCCGGATGCCACCGGGCGGCCGGTGCGGCTGAGCGAGCGGCTTGCGCTTGGACCCGTCGTGTTGACGTTCTACCGCGGCGAGTGGTGTCCCTACTGCAACATCACCCTCGCGGCGTTGCAGGGCGTGCTCGGCGAGGTCAAGGACGCGGGCGCGAGCCTGATCGCGATCAGCCCGCAGCGGCCCGATGACGCGCTGACGATGAGCGAGAAGCACGGACTCGGCTTCGACGTCCTCTCTGACGCCGAGCAGAGCGTGATCCGTGCGTACGGCGTGCAGTTCCGCGTCCCCGCCGAGATCGAGGACGTGCACATGACGTTCTTCAAGAAGGACATCTCGGAGCTCAACGCCGACGGCTCGTGGAACCTCCCGGTGCCGGCGACGTTCGTGCTGGACGCCGACGGCTTGGTGCGGGCCCGCCACGTCGGCGTCGAGTACACGAGCCGCATGGAGCCCGGCGAGATCCTCGCGGCGCTGCGGGAGCTGTAG
- a CDS encoding muconolactone Delta-isomerase: MEFLTHIVVDLPAELSDGQRAEIMAEERERSAALAARGIQKRLWRDPARRAVWALWEADDATALHEAVSSLALFPYMTFDVHPLARHANDPALGS, from the coding sequence ATGGAGTTCCTCACGCACATCGTCGTCGACCTGCCGGCGGAGCTCAGCGACGGGCAGCGCGCCGAGATCATGGCCGAGGAGCGGGAGCGCAGCGCCGCGCTCGCCGCGCGGGGCATCCAGAAGCGCCTGTGGCGCGACCCGGCGCGCCGCGCCGTGTGGGCGCTCTGGGAGGCCGACGACGCGACGGCGCTGCACGAGGCTGTCTCCAGCCTGGCGCTGTTCCCGTACATGACGTTCGACGTGCATCCGTTGGCGCGACACGCGAACGACCCGGCGCTGGGGAGCTGA
- a CDS encoding nuclear transport factor 2 family protein, with the protein MGISPEDRAAIAELNTRFFFALDGHDVEGWCATFTTDGVFASPYGEFPGHDARAEFLRGHIAAGREDGTRHMTVNFAIDDGGDVTMRSYVVKVQVETSPGIVATGVYDDVLVPTSDGWRFARRSLSIDPGAFAAQAAAP; encoded by the coding sequence ATGGGCATCTCTCCCGAGGACCGCGCCGCGATCGCGGAGCTGAACACGCGGTTCTTCTTCGCATTGGACGGGCACGACGTTGAAGGGTGGTGCGCGACCTTCACCACTGACGGCGTGTTCGCCTCGCCGTATGGCGAGTTCCCTGGCCATGACGCTCGCGCGGAGTTCCTGCGGGGGCACATCGCCGCTGGCCGCGAGGACGGCACGCGTCACATGACCGTCAACTTCGCGATCGACGACGGGGGCGATGTGACGATGCGCTCCTACGTGGTCAAGGTTCAGGTCGAGACGTCGCCCGGCATCGTCGCCACCGGGGTCTACGACGACGTGCTCGTGCCCACCAGCGACGGCTGGCGCTTCGCGCGCCGCAGCCTGTCGATCGATCCGGGCGCCTTCGCGGCGCAGGCGGCGGCGCCATGA
- a CDS encoding alpha/beta fold hydrolase: MTPRVEHLGRSGERVVLVHGSLIAGMAAWQEQRDLARQRRLVIVERHGYGEHASTGRVDLERDERDLIEVLEDGAHLVGTSMGGVVALRVAGRRPELIRSLTVIEPPLLADHGGDAIVDRAIEQVREAYRRGRDEPDSAFLRRFLAAIEFDMPLPDPLPAPLVQATTLLRSEQPWAVRAPLLEVASASYAKLVISGGSSPVFERVCDALARDVGAERMLFSGSPHAVQRIGGPFNDYLEGFLSRVEAQTAEKMSSDAKA; this comes from the coding sequence ATGACGCCGCGCGTGGAGCACCTCGGCCGGTCCGGGGAGCGGGTGGTGCTCGTACACGGCTCCCTGATCGCCGGAATGGCCGCCTGGCAGGAGCAGCGCGACCTCGCGCGGCAGCGCCGGCTGGTGATCGTCGAGCGCCACGGATACGGCGAGCATGCCTCCACTGGTCGCGTCGACCTCGAGCGCGACGAGCGCGACCTGATCGAGGTGCTGGAGGACGGAGCGCACCTCGTCGGCACGTCGATGGGCGGCGTCGTCGCGCTGCGGGTCGCCGGCCGGCGGCCGGAGCTGATCCGGTCGCTGACGGTGATCGAGCCGCCGCTGCTGGCCGATCATGGCGGCGACGCGATCGTCGACCGCGCGATCGAGCAGGTGCGCGAGGCATATCGGCGCGGCAGGGACGAGCCGGACTCGGCGTTCCTGCGGCGCTTCCTGGCGGCGATCGAGTTCGACATGCCGCTGCCCGACCCGCTGCCGGCCCCGCTCGTGCAGGCGACGACCCTGCTGCGCAGCGAGCAGCCGTGGGCCGTGCGGGCGCCGCTGTTGGAGGTCGCGAGCGCGTCGTACGCGAAGCTCGTGATCTCGGGCGGCAGCTCGCCGGTGTTCGAACGGGTCTGCGACGCGCTCGCCCGGGACGTCGGCGCCGAGCGGATGCTGTTCTCGGGCTCGCCGCATGCGGTGCAACGGATCGGCGGGCCGTTCAACGACTACCTCGAGGGCTTCCTGTCGCGCGTCGAGGCGCAGACCGCCGAGAAGATGTCATCCGATGCCAAAGCCTGA
- a CDS encoding cupin domain-containing protein has translation MPKPELEFHRPMGAWETPPGSVAPGVSEQILASDPEGGAYTRLLRFDPGADSTLNGVQVHDFWEEVYIVSGDITDLTLGERFTAGMYACRPPGMRHGPWRSDGGVLMLEIRSGGPRRLP, from the coding sequence ATGCCAAAGCCTGAGCTCGAGTTCCATCGGCCGATGGGCGCGTGGGAGACGCCGCCGGGCTCGGTGGCCCCAGGCGTCTCAGAGCAGATCCTTGCGAGCGATCCCGAGGGCGGCGCGTACACGCGGCTGCTGCGCTTCGATCCCGGCGCGGACTCCACGCTCAACGGCGTCCAGGTGCACGACTTCTGGGAGGAGGTGTACATCGTGAGTGGCGACATCACCGACCTCACGCTGGGTGAGCGGTTCACGGCAGGGATGTACGCCTGCCGCCCTCCCGGGATGAGGCATGGCCCCTGGCGTTCAGACGGCGGCGTGCTGATGCTGGAGATCCGCTCGGGAGGGCCTCGCCGGCTCCCCTAG
- a CDS encoding response regulator — MSTASPALRVLVVDDSPAVRDLLRQVLAANGIAVVGEADHREAALDLIDEIECDVVTMNMPGMGGIERARRSARASRLPRGALGEPARPSRADLQHQHAAV, encoded by the coding sequence ATGAGCACGGCCTCACCCGCGTTGCGAGTCCTGGTGGTGGACGACTCGCCGGCCGTTCGCGATCTGCTGCGCCAGGTCCTTGCCGCCAACGGGATCGCCGTGGTGGGTGAGGCCGACCACCGCGAGGCGGCGCTCGACCTGATCGACGAGATCGAATGCGACGTCGTCACGATGAACATGCCAGGCATGGGCGGCATCGAGCGAGCACGACGGTCTGCTCGAGCATCTCGACTCCCGCGAGGAGCTCTAGGGGAGCCGGCGAGGCCCTCCCGAGCGGATCTCCAGCATCAGCACGCCGCCGTCTGA
- a CDS encoding FadR/GntR family transcriptional regulator, with protein sequence MPVVPRQISRQTAAEAVRDQLLALIQAGTYPVDTKLPSEQELARSFGVSRPIVREALGTLRAAGVLESLSGSGSFVRATEPTKSGLLLLGHYSPDDLHEVRTHLEVPAAGLAAKRRTAGQLAALEEIVARHATRTDVVDWVQDDLAFHVALAEASGNELQAKLVAELRELQFEQTVVMARIAGGLGVPEAEHRAILDAVGAQDAAAARKAMTAHLVAIRQRSSVAREAPPFKRVAG encoded by the coding sequence ATGCCCGTCGTCCCACGACAGATCTCACGCCAGACCGCCGCCGAGGCCGTGCGCGACCAGCTGCTGGCGCTCATCCAGGCCGGGACCTACCCGGTGGACACCAAGCTGCCCTCCGAGCAGGAGCTGGCCAGGTCCTTCGGCGTCAGCCGGCCGATCGTGCGGGAGGCCCTCGGCACGCTGCGCGCGGCCGGGGTCCTGGAGTCGCTGTCGGGCTCAGGGTCGTTCGTGCGCGCGACGGAGCCGACCAAGAGCGGCCTGCTCCTCCTCGGCCACTACTCGCCCGACGACCTGCACGAGGTCCGCACCCATCTCGAGGTGCCCGCGGCGGGACTCGCGGCCAAGCGCCGGACGGCGGGTCAGCTGGCCGCGCTCGAGGAGATCGTCGCGCGCCACGCGACGCGGACCGACGTCGTCGACTGGGTGCAGGACGACCTCGCCTTCCACGTGGCGCTCGCCGAGGCGAGCGGAAACGAGCTGCAGGCCAAGCTGGTCGCCGAGCTCCGGGAGCTGCAGTTCGAGCAGACCGTGGTGATGGCGCGGATCGCCGGCGGGCTCGGCGTGCCGGAGGCGGAGCATCGAGCCATCCTCGACGCCGTCGGCGCGCAGGACGCCGCGGCGGCGCGCAAGGCGATGACCGCCCATCTGGTGGCGATCAGGCAGCGCTCGAGCGTGGCGCGCGAAGCGCCGCCGTTCAAGAGGGTGGCCGGATGA
- a CDS encoding polysaccharide deacetylase family protein: MQHSGPHDDAAPRQELDAVPSHNRFAYAAIRDRPAYRWPNGAGLAVYVAVALEHFSYNADAVGLSYSPGIPHPNTYNWAWREYGNRVGGWRMLEALTAHAIPPTVLLNTACYEHCPELVAAYRAADAEIVAHGRTNSVAPNGLSVEEETRLVLDVRDAIAAAEGTPPGGWMSPGANPSERTEDLLAHAGYRYTLDWPMDEQPVWMTTDAGPLLAMPYPHEINDVPMVALHHASGRDFADAVVDTVDELLERSHEQALVCGIVVHSFIVGQPHRLRHFRTALERLAGLGDQLWLTTPGAVAEHFTSLVPPPQRTSAAALSAQRPASIG; the protein is encoded by the coding sequence ATGCAGCATTCGGGACCCCATGACGACGCGGCGCCACGCCAGGAGCTGGATGCGGTTCCGTCGCACAACCGATTCGCCTACGCGGCGATCCGCGACCGACCGGCCTACCGATGGCCCAACGGCGCGGGGCTGGCCGTCTACGTCGCCGTGGCGCTGGAGCACTTCTCCTACAACGCGGACGCCGTTGGCCTCTCGTACTCGCCCGGGATCCCGCATCCCAACACCTACAACTGGGCGTGGCGCGAGTACGGCAACCGCGTCGGCGGCTGGCGGATGTTGGAGGCGTTGACCGCCCACGCGATCCCGCCCACGGTGCTGCTGAACACCGCGTGCTATGAGCACTGTCCCGAGCTGGTGGCCGCCTACCGCGCCGCGGACGCCGAGATCGTCGCGCACGGCCGGACGAACTCGGTCGCGCCCAACGGCCTCAGCGTCGAGGAGGAGACGCGGCTGGTGCTCGACGTCCGCGACGCCATCGCCGCCGCGGAGGGGACGCCGCCCGGCGGCTGGATGAGCCCGGGCGCCAACCCGAGCGAGCGCACCGAGGACCTGTTGGCCCACGCCGGCTACCGCTACACGCTCGACTGGCCGATGGACGAGCAGCCGGTGTGGATGACCACCGACGCCGGCCCGCTGCTGGCCATGCCCTACCCGCATGAGATCAACGACGTCCCGATGGTCGCGCTGCACCACGCCTCGGGCCGCGACTTCGCCGACGCGGTCGTCGACACGGTCGACGAGCTGCTCGAGCGCTCCCATGAGCAGGCGCTGGTCTGCGGGATCGTCGTGCACAGCTTCATCGTCGGGCAGCCGCACCGGCTGCGGCATTTCCGCACGGCGCTGGAGCGCCTCGCCGGCCTGGGCGACCAGCTGTGGCTCACCACGCCGGGCGCCGTCGCCGAGCACTTCACGTCGCTCGTGCCGCCGCCCCAGCGGACGTCCGCCGCCGCGCTGTCGGCGCAGCGCCCAGCGTCGATCGGCTGA